A window from Xylanibacillus composti encodes these proteins:
- the pdxT gene encoding pyridoxal 5'-phosphate synthase glutaminase subunit PdxT encodes MKIGVLALQGAVAEHIRMLEKAGAEGVPVKRTEQLKDLQGMIIPGGESTTIGKLMRTYGFIEAIREFSAQGKPVFGTCAGLIVIAKDIEGQEETHLGLMDIKVQRNAFGRQRESFEADLPIQGFNQSIRAVFIRAPLIKEVGRNVEVLCSVNDEVVAAREGHLLACSFHPELTDDSSLHEYFLKMVGEATGQA; translated from the coding sequence ATGAAAATTGGCGTTCTGGCTCTGCAAGGGGCTGTAGCGGAGCATATTCGCATGTTGGAGAAGGCCGGAGCGGAAGGCGTTCCGGTGAAGCGTACCGAGCAGCTGAAGGACCTCCAAGGCATGATTATTCCTGGTGGAGAAAGCACAACGATCGGCAAGTTGATGCGCACGTATGGATTTATTGAGGCAATTCGTGAGTTCTCCGCGCAAGGGAAACCTGTTTTCGGCACATGTGCCGGGCTGATTGTCATTGCCAAAGACATCGAGGGACAAGAGGAAACCCATCTGGGGTTAATGGATATTAAGGTTCAGCGCAATGCATTTGGGCGTCAGCGCGAGAGCTTCGAGGCCGACTTGCCGATTCAAGGATTTAATCAATCAATCCGGGCCGTATTCATACGCGCCCCATTGATCAAAGAGGTCGGCCGCAATGTTGAGGTGCTCTGCAGTGTGAACGATGAGGTGGTGGCTGCTAGAGAGGGCCATTTGTTGGCATGCTCCTTCCATCCAGAGTTGACGGATGACAGCAGCTTGCATGAGTACTTTTTGAAGATGGTTGGAGAAGCAACTGGCCAAGCTTGA
- the rbsK gene encoding ribokinase — MGSRARVTVIGSYNVGLVVNAERLPAWGETLFGNGFCESPGGKGSNQAVAASRLGGEVRFIGSVGTDRYGDDAISMLKKEQIDLTYLKRTGASMTGVGFVFLNKEGDNCIVVDPGANLELMPEDIDNAAEAIEQSDVILFQLESSLDTVRYGLKTAREKGKVTILNPAPAQKRLDDLLPYATYVTPNETELKIMSGLPPEQRLTDDDCIQLGRSIISKGPEAVIVTMGERGALVILEETSYLLPSVPVAAVDTTGAGDSFNAALAVSLAEGKPLQEAAAYACAVGAYTVTGKEVIPALPTREQVELFLAERKEMSHERS; from the coding sequence ATGGGCAGTAGAGCACGCGTAACGGTAATAGGAAGCTACAATGTAGGTCTCGTTGTGAATGCAGAACGATTGCCTGCATGGGGGGAGACCCTGTTTGGCAACGGATTTTGCGAGAGTCCGGGAGGCAAGGGGTCGAATCAGGCAGTAGCCGCGTCGAGGCTTGGCGGAGAAGTAAGATTTATTGGAAGCGTCGGTACGGATCGGTATGGCGATGACGCCATCAGCATGCTGAAGAAAGAGCAAATCGATCTGACGTATCTGAAAAGAACAGGTGCATCCATGACAGGAGTAGGGTTTGTTTTTTTGAACAAGGAAGGCGACAACTGCATCGTTGTGGATCCCGGCGCCAATCTTGAACTCATGCCCGAAGATATTGATAACGCGGCGGAAGCAATCGAACAGTCGGATGTCATCTTGTTTCAGCTCGAATCCAGTCTGGATACTGTCCGGTATGGACTGAAAACCGCCCGGGAAAAAGGAAAGGTGACCATCCTGAACCCGGCGCCTGCCCAAAAAAGATTGGACGATTTGCTGCCTTACGCAACATACGTGACTCCGAACGAGACAGAGTTAAAGATTATGAGCGGACTGCCGCCAGAGCAGAGGCTCACCGATGATGATTGCATTCAGCTCGGGCGCAGCATTATTTCGAAAGGACCGGAAGCTGTTATTGTGACAATGGGCGAGCGTGGAGCGCTGGTCATTCTTGAAGAAACTTCCTATCTGCTGCCTTCCGTTCCGGTTGCTGCGGTGGATACAACAGGCGCCGGAGATTCGTTCAATGCCGCACTGGCTGTTTCGCTGGCGGAAGGCAAGCCGTTGCAAGAGGCAGCTGCGTATGCTTGTGCGGTTGGCGCGTATACGGTAACTGGCAAAGAGGTTATTCCGGCTCTGCCTACAAGGGAGCAGGTGGAGTTATTTCTTGCTGAGCGCAAGGAGATGTCCCATGAGCGAAGCTGA
- the deoC gene encoding deoxyribose-phosphate aldolase has product MKTYTPQEVAKKIQHTLVTPDASEKDIAKVVEECLTYQFDGAMVQPCWIPFVKKKLEGSGVKVCTALGFPMGGMMTSSKVAEVVEVFDAGADEIDFMPNYGWFKSGKEAEFQAEIAAVVQAAKGKTVKIMLEFGMLNREEKIRAATLAKEAGVTYLKNSSGWGQGGHATVEDIALLKEIANGEVGVKASGGIRNFDAAVKILNAGAELIGTSGSVKIVTGEGEESSIY; this is encoded by the coding sequence ATGAAAACGTACACTCCGCAAGAAGTGGCAAAGAAAATCCAGCACACGCTCGTCACGCCAGACGCTTCAGAGAAGGATATTGCCAAAGTGGTCGAGGAATGCTTAACGTATCAGTTTGACGGGGCAATGGTGCAGCCTTGCTGGATCCCTTTTGTGAAGAAGAAGTTGGAAGGAAGCGGCGTTAAAGTTTGCACGGCACTTGGTTTTCCGATGGGCGGCATGATGACCTCGTCCAAAGTGGCTGAGGTGGTTGAAGTGTTCGATGCAGGTGCGGACGAAATCGACTTTATGCCGAATTACGGATGGTTTAAAAGCGGCAAGGAAGCGGAGTTTCAAGCCGAAATTGCTGCTGTCGTACAAGCGGCGAAGGGAAAAACGGTAAAAATAATGCTGGAATTCGGCATGTTAAACCGCGAAGAGAAAATCCGTGCTGCCACGCTGGCTAAGGAAGCAGGAGTAACTTACTTGAAGAATTCAAGCGGCTGGGGGCAGGGCGGCCACGCTACGGTCGAGGACATTGCGCTGCTTAAGGAAATTGCCAATGGAGAAGTCGGCGTGAAGGCCTCGGGCGGCATACGCAATTTCGACGCGGCTGTGAAGATTCTAAATGCAGGTGCGGAGCTAATCGGCACAAGCGGAAGTGTGAAAATTGTGACGGGAGAGGGAGAAGAGAGCAGTATTTATTAA
- a CDS encoding sugar phosphate isomerase/epimerase family protein, with product MKEMEVHQSWWAMRQVGDEKGEWSFEEKIERIHAAGFQGILGRLPSAEERTAWRQKLDAYQLRFGIEAFIHNPEEAKDYLARAVDFGVDYINAQVSTSFVTGEQAISLLTQIVEQADTAGIPFFVETHRGRITQDLLRTIAYVNQLPQLQLTIDFSHYVLAGEIHRNVADIDPYFEPLLRQTASIHGRISNGQQIQLDMNEALRHPMLNHFTRWWEQGMRHWLESASPGSFLPFVCEFGPPDYAITQHRSGAFVETSDRWQSALQMKRYAEQLWKGIKK from the coding sequence ATGAAGGAAATGGAAGTTCATCAGTCTTGGTGGGCCATGAGACAAGTGGGCGACGAGAAGGGGGAATGGTCGTTTGAGGAGAAGATCGAGCGCATCCATGCTGCAGGCTTCCAAGGCATACTGGGCAGACTCCCTTCTGCGGAGGAACGAACTGCTTGGAGACAGAAGCTTGATGCATACCAGCTGCGGTTTGGGATCGAAGCGTTCATCCATAACCCGGAGGAGGCCAAGGATTACTTGGCTCGTGCCGTTGATTTCGGCGTGGACTATATCAACGCGCAGGTGTCTACTTCTTTTGTAACCGGCGAACAGGCAATCTCCCTGCTGACACAGATTGTCGAACAAGCCGACACTGCCGGCATTCCGTTCTTTGTCGAGACGCATCGCGGCCGCATTACACAAGACTTGCTCCGCACTATTGCGTACGTGAACCAATTGCCGCAATTGCAGCTAACTATAGATTTTTCACATTATGTTTTGGCTGGTGAGATTCATCGCAACGTTGCGGACATTGACCCTTACTTTGAGCCGCTGCTGCGCCAGACCGCCAGCATTCATGGCAGAATCTCGAATGGCCAACAAATCCAGCTGGACATGAACGAGGCCCTGCGGCACCCTATGCTGAATCATTTTACTCGCTGGTGGGAGCAAGGCATGCGGCATTGGCTTGAATCTGCCTCACCCGGCTCCTTCCTGCCATTTGTTTGCGAATTCGGTCCGCCGGACTATGCCATTACCCAACATCGCAGCGGCGCTTTCGTGGAGACCTCTGACCGCTGGCAATCCGCATTGCAAATGAAGCGTTACGCCGAGCAGCTTTGGAAGGGGATAAAAAAATAG
- the pdxS gene encoding pyridoxal 5'-phosphate synthase lyase subunit PdxS yields the protein MQTGTSTVKRGMAEMQKGGVIMDVMTAEQAKIAEAAGASAVMALEKIPAEIRASGGVARMADPRVVEEVMKVVSIPVMAKARIGHYVEAKMLEAMGVDYIDESEVLTPADEVFHINKQEFTVPFVCGAKDLGEALRRIGEGASMLRTKGEPGTGNIVEAVRHMRLIQSQIRKIQGMSKDELMAEAKNLAAPYDLILYVHENGKLPVVNFAAGGVATPADAALMMHLGADGVFVGSGIFKSDNPEKFAKAIVEATTHYTDFAHIVEISKDLGTPMKGIEISSLDASQRMQDRGW from the coding sequence ATGCAAACGGGAACTTCAACAGTTAAACGCGGTATGGCTGAAATGCAAAAAGGCGGCGTCATCATGGACGTTATGACAGCAGAGCAGGCGAAAATTGCGGAGGCAGCAGGTGCTTCAGCAGTTATGGCCTTGGAGAAAATTCCTGCGGAGATTCGCGCCTCTGGCGGTGTAGCCAGAATGGCGGACCCGCGCGTCGTCGAAGAGGTTATGAAGGTTGTGTCGATTCCAGTCATGGCGAAGGCGCGAATTGGTCACTATGTCGAAGCGAAGATGCTGGAAGCGATGGGCGTTGACTATATCGATGAGAGTGAAGTACTAACCCCTGCTGATGAAGTGTTCCATATTAACAAGCAGGAGTTTACGGTTCCTTTTGTTTGCGGGGCGAAGGATTTGGGCGAAGCACTTCGTCGTATTGGCGAAGGCGCGTCGATGCTGCGCACGAAAGGCGAGCCGGGAACAGGCAATATCGTAGAGGCTGTTCGCCATATGCGGTTAATCCAGTCGCAAATTCGCAAGATCCAGGGCATGTCCAAGGATGAGCTGATGGCCGAAGCGAAGAATTTGGCAGCGCCGTATGATCTAATTCTTTATGTGCACGAGAATGGCAAGCTGCCTGTAGTTAATTTCGCGGCAGGTGGGGTTGCTACACCGGCTGATGCAGCGTTGATGATGCACTTGGGAGCGGACGGTGTGTTTGTCGGATCCGGAATATTCAAATCCGACAATCCGGAGAAGTTTGCAAAAGCGATCGTAGAAGCAACGACCCACTACACGGACTTTGCCCATATCGTTGAAATTTCGAAGGACTTGGGAACGCCGATGAAAGGAATTGAAATCTCCAGTCTGGATGCATCCCAGCGCATGCAGGATCGTGGCTGGTAA
- the serS gene encoding serine--tRNA ligase, protein MLDIKRLRTDIATVEQALANRGGSAAELGNFTELDVKRRELLQESEQLKNRRNTVSQEVAKMKKSGENADDLILEMRQVSDRIKGLDEEIRAIEEQLQGILLTIPNIPHESVPIGASEEDNVELRQWGTLPEWNFEPRAHWDLAEQLGILDFEAAAKVAGSRFVFYRGLGARLERALINFMMDLHSSEHGFEEMLPPYMVNRDSMTGTGQLPKFEEDAFKLTDTDYFLVPTAEVPVTNYHRDDILSLGDLPKYFVAYSACFRSEAGSAGRDTRGLIRQHQFNKVELVKLVAPEHSYEELEKLTGNAERVLQLLDLPYRIMTLCTGDLGFTSAKTYDLEVWLPSAKMYREISSCSNFEDFQARRANIRFRREASGKPEFVHTLNGSGLAVGRTVAAILENYQQEDGSVVIPEALRPYMGGVEAITPKSSK, encoded by the coding sequence ATGTTGGACATCAAAAGGCTGCGCACCGATATCGCCACCGTAGAACAAGCTCTCGCGAACCGGGGTGGATCAGCGGCGGAATTAGGGAATTTCACGGAGCTGGATGTTAAGCGGCGCGAGCTGCTGCAAGAGAGCGAACAACTGAAGAACCGGCGCAATACCGTGTCCCAAGAAGTCGCTAAAATGAAGAAATCCGGTGAAAATGCCGACGACTTGATCCTCGAGATGCGGCAAGTGTCTGATCGTATCAAAGGATTGGATGAAGAAATCCGCGCCATAGAAGAGCAGCTTCAGGGGATCTTGCTCACAATCCCGAATATTCCCCATGAGAGTGTACCGATTGGCGCATCGGAGGAAGATAATGTAGAGCTGCGTCAATGGGGGACGCTTCCTGAATGGAATTTTGAGCCGAGGGCCCATTGGGATCTGGCGGAGCAACTGGGCATCTTGGATTTTGAAGCAGCTGCGAAAGTGGCAGGTTCCCGGTTTGTGTTTTATCGCGGGCTGGGTGCAAGGCTTGAGCGGGCGTTGATTAATTTCATGATGGACTTGCATAGCAGCGAGCATGGTTTCGAAGAAATGCTGCCTCCGTATATGGTGAACCGGGACAGCATGACAGGTACTGGCCAGCTTCCGAAATTTGAGGAGGATGCCTTCAAGCTGACGGATACGGACTATTTCCTCGTGCCGACAGCAGAGGTGCCGGTGACCAACTATCACCGGGACGACATTTTGTCTCTTGGGGATCTGCCCAAATATTTTGTTGCATACAGTGCTTGCTTTCGTTCGGAAGCAGGCTCGGCAGGAAGAGATACACGCGGCTTAATCCGCCAGCATCAGTTCAATAAGGTAGAGCTTGTCAAGCTTGTGGCGCCGGAGCATTCGTACGAAGAACTGGAGAAGCTGACCGGCAATGCGGAACGAGTCCTGCAGCTGCTCGATTTGCCGTATCGGATCATGACGCTGTGTACAGGCGACTTGGGCTTTACGTCTGCCAAGACATACGATCTGGAAGTATGGCTGCCCAGCGCCAAGATGTACCGTGAGATTTCCTCGTGCAGCAATTTTGAAGATTTTCAAGCACGGCGGGCGAATATTCGCTTCCGCAGAGAAGCTTCCGGCAAGCCTGAATTTGTACACACCTTGAACGGTTCCGGTTTGGCCGTGGGGAGAACTGTTGCAGCGATTTTGGAGAACTATCAGCAAGAGGACGGCTCAGTCGTCATTCCAGAAGCGCTTCGCCCTTATATGGGCGGTGTGGAAGCAATTACGCCCAAGTCCAGCAAATAG
- a CDS encoding D-alanyl-D-alanine carboxypeptidase family protein, with amino-acid sequence MASFLLMYIGFLSVLVPTAEAEEAVNLNLNVEAAVLIEATTGQVLYQVNKDVPRPPASMAKMMTEYIVMESIKSGKIEWESQVQITEYAGSIGGSGQLLAKGETYSVRDLFRNMSIYSGNDASVALAEFIAGSETNFVELMNQTARELGMSEQAHFVNSTGLNKEDYPQAYANHIPNVPGETLMTAHDAALLAQAIVTKHPEVLEYSQQTRAYQREGDETSPQMINWNRMLEGWKDSAYYAQYAYDGLDGLKTGFTNQAGYCFTGTAERNGMRLISVVMGTGSEDERFRETRKLLDYGFNNFEMKTIMPAKSELPDLKTVEIKKGKETEVSVVTETGVTFIVGKGEGDDNITFATELLPEDERIAPIEQGDVLGKLIVTYSGITDVQQTVQLVAAEDVEKGSWFRLFFRAIKNFFVELFGGIKNLF; translated from the coding sequence TTGGCATCATTTTTACTTATGTATATCGGCTTTTTGTCTGTACTTGTCCCAACAGCTGAGGCAGAAGAAGCAGTTAATTTGAATCTCAATGTGGAAGCTGCTGTGTTGATTGAGGCAACGACAGGGCAAGTATTGTATCAAGTGAACAAGGATGTGCCCCGTCCGCCAGCCAGCATGGCCAAGATGATGACGGAGTACATTGTGATGGAGAGCATCAAATCCGGGAAGATTGAATGGGAGAGCCAGGTTCAGATTACCGAATACGCAGGCAGCATTGGCGGATCAGGTCAATTGCTGGCGAAAGGCGAAACCTACTCAGTCAGGGACTTGTTCCGCAACATGTCCATCTATTCAGGGAATGACGCCTCCGTAGCATTGGCAGAGTTCATCGCAGGCAGCGAGACCAACTTCGTGGAACTTATGAACCAGACGGCCCGGGAGCTTGGCATGTCGGAACAGGCGCATTTTGTCAATTCAACGGGTTTGAATAAAGAAGATTATCCGCAGGCATATGCCAATCATATTCCGAATGTGCCTGGAGAGACGCTTATGACGGCGCATGATGCGGCTTTGCTGGCACAAGCAATCGTGACCAAGCATCCAGAGGTGCTTGAATACTCCCAACAGACACGCGCTTACCAACGGGAAGGCGATGAGACATCCCCGCAGATGATCAACTGGAACAGAATGCTGGAGGGCTGGAAAGACTCCGCCTACTATGCGCAGTATGCATACGACGGACTCGATGGTCTCAAGACCGGATTCACCAACCAGGCAGGGTACTGTTTCACTGGTACGGCCGAACGCAATGGCATGCGGTTGATCAGCGTGGTAATGGGGACGGGCAGCGAGGACGAGCGGTTCCGGGAAACCCGCAAACTGCTTGATTATGGTTTCAATAACTTCGAGATGAAAACCATTATGCCAGCGAAATCGGAACTGCCTGATCTCAAAACAGTCGAAATCAAAAAAGGCAAGGAAACAGAAGTTAGTGTAGTCACTGAAACGGGCGTCACTTTCATTGTTGGGAAAGGCGAGGGAGATGACAACATTACGTTTGCTACCGAGCTTCTGCCGGAAGACGAGCGTATTGCTCCAATTGAACAGGGAGATGTACTGGGCAAACTGATTGTCACTTACAGCGGCATTACAGATGTTCAGCAGACTGTCCAATTGGTTGCGGCTGAAGATGTAGAGAAAGGAAGCTGGTTCCGCTTGTTTTTCCGAGCAATCAAGAACTTCTTCGTTGAACTGTTCGGGGGAATCAAGAATTTGTTCTAA
- a CDS encoding GntR family transcriptional regulator, protein MKESIINKTGPEPIYVQVQNWMRGNISSGIWKANEKIPSESDLADKLQISRGSLKQAIKQLVDEGVLLQIHGKGTFVKGKQLESPVAERLISTAESLLESGNEFTTHVVSVERVAASQVVAEVLNMQEGNQVYRLQRIRYLEEIPVMYLENYLSCERFPDLDRVDFESETLFSIMEQQYNSKIHWGKRSFVAEGATKSKAELLQIEKGTPIILLEQVTYSDQSEPLEYSKVWIRSDQMKLTSILRRT, encoded by the coding sequence ATGAAGGAATCGATTATTAATAAAACAGGGCCGGAGCCGATCTATGTACAAGTACAGAATTGGATGAGGGGAAACATCAGCTCAGGAATATGGAAAGCTAATGAGAAAATTCCTTCAGAATCCGACTTGGCCGATAAATTGCAAATCAGCAGAGGGTCCTTGAAACAAGCGATCAAGCAGCTGGTCGATGAAGGCGTTCTCTTGCAAATTCACGGCAAAGGAACCTTTGTCAAGGGCAAGCAGCTGGAATCGCCGGTAGCCGAGCGGCTCATATCTACTGCGGAATCATTGCTGGAGTCAGGGAATGAATTTACTACCCATGTTGTCAGTGTGGAGCGTGTGGCGGCATCCCAGGTTGTAGCAGAAGTGTTGAATATGCAAGAGGGGAATCAGGTATATAGGCTCCAGCGTATTCGTTATCTGGAGGAAATCCCTGTTATGTACTTGGAGAACTATTTGTCCTGCGAACGGTTTCCGGATCTGGATAGGGTCGATTTTGAAAGCGAGACGCTGTTTTCGATTATGGAACAACAATACAATAGCAAGATCCATTGGGGAAAACGTTCCTTCGTAGCGGAAGGGGCAACAAAAAGCAAGGCGGAGCTCCTGCAGATCGAAAAGGGGACGCCTATCATTTTGCTCGAGCAGGTGACCTATTCCGATCAGAGCGAGCCCCTAGAATATTCCAAGGTATGGATACGTAGCGATCAGATGAAGTTGACCTCCATCTTGCGCAGAACGTAA
- the guaB gene encoding IMP dehydrogenase — MWETKFAKEGLTFDDVLLLPGRSEVFGKEIDISTKLGKIKLNVPFVSSAMDTVTESKLAIALAREGGIGIIHKNMSIQQQAEEVDRVKRSESGVITNPFSLTPDHHVFDAEAVMAKYRISGVPIVDEHNKLVGILTNRDLRFVHDYAIKISEVMTKENLVTAPVGTTLQQAEGILQQHKIEKLPLVDENNELKGLITIKDIEKAIQFPNAAKDEQGRLLAGAAVGVSKDTMDRAAALVEAGVDLLVVDSSHGHHINVLNTVKKIREAYPDLPICAGNVATGEGARDLIKAGASIIKVGIGPGSICTTRVISGVGVPQISAVYDCATVAREYGVPVIADGGVKYSGDIVKAIAAGASAVMVGSLFAGTEESPGESEIFQGRRFKVYRGMGSLGAMKDGSKDRYFQENETKLVPEGIEGRVPYKGPLADIVFQLVGGLRSGMGLCGTPNIESLINDAQFIRITNAGLRESHPHDVQITKEAPNYSL; from the coding sequence GTGTGGGAAACCAAATTTGCCAAAGAGGGTTTGACATTTGACGATGTGTTGTTGCTGCCGGGCAGGTCGGAAGTGTTCGGCAAGGAAATCGACATTTCGACCAAGCTTGGCAAGATCAAATTGAATGTGCCTTTTGTCAGTTCTGCGATGGATACAGTCACCGAATCGAAGCTGGCGATTGCACTGGCGCGAGAAGGCGGCATAGGCATCATCCATAAGAATATGTCGATTCAGCAGCAGGCGGAAGAAGTGGATCGGGTAAAGAGATCGGAAAGCGGCGTTATTACGAACCCATTCTCCCTTACACCGGATCACCATGTTTTTGATGCAGAGGCGGTTATGGCGAAGTACCGCATTTCGGGTGTGCCAATTGTGGACGAGCATAACAAGCTGGTCGGCATTTTGACGAACCGCGATTTGAGGTTCGTTCATGACTATGCAATCAAGATTAGCGAAGTGATGACAAAGGAGAATCTGGTCACTGCGCCAGTAGGTACTACGCTGCAGCAAGCGGAGGGAATTCTGCAGCAGCATAAAATTGAGAAGCTTCCTTTGGTTGATGAGAACAATGAATTGAAGGGACTCATTACCATCAAGGATATTGAAAAGGCCATTCAGTTCCCTAATGCGGCCAAAGACGAACAAGGCCGGCTGCTTGCAGGAGCAGCGGTAGGCGTATCGAAGGACACGATGGACAGAGCGGCAGCATTGGTGGAGGCAGGCGTTGATCTGCTCGTCGTAGATTCCTCACACGGTCACCATATCAATGTATTGAATACTGTCAAGAAAATTCGCGAGGCGTATCCCGATTTGCCGATTTGTGCAGGCAACGTGGCAACCGGCGAAGGAGCAAGAGATCTTATTAAAGCGGGAGCTAGCATCATCAAGGTCGGTATAGGGCCAGGCTCAATCTGTACGACACGTGTTATCTCAGGGGTCGGCGTACCGCAAATATCTGCCGTTTATGACTGTGCTACTGTAGCGCGCGAATACGGCGTTCCGGTCATCGCTGACGGTGGCGTTAAGTATTCAGGCGACATTGTGAAGGCAATTGCCGCGGGAGCTAGCGCAGTAATGGTGGGCAGCTTGTTCGCAGGAACAGAAGAAAGTCCGGGAGAGTCCGAGATTTTCCAAGGACGCCGCTTCAAGGTATACAGAGGCATGGGTTCGCTCGGTGCAATGAAGGATGGCAGCAAGGATCGTTATTTCCAGGAAAATGAGACCAAGCTTGTTCCGGAAGGCATTGAAGGCCGGGTTCCTTACAAAGGACCACTTGCCGATATCGTCTTCCAGCTGGTCGGTGGATTGCGTTCCGGCATGGGTCTTTGCGGTACGCCGAATATCGAGTCGTTGATCAATGATGCGCAGTTCATACGCATTACGAATGCCGGTCTACGCGAAAGTCATCCTCATGATGTGCAAATTACGAAAGAGGCGCCGAACTACTCCTTATAA
- a CDS encoding DUF455 family protein, whose product MTETHYLTGNARGTFMRQDTAVMLKRFYLIEQASIIGQAGWLPAIPYFEMKTLIPKMLWEDAMTADMLRKRVIELRFPSRMLEVGTDQPLVDYIRSCYLAPNAIAFMMVMSRLIKPALRSAYQTYLNVADEIGDGPTYRFLRVAIEEKTRHIDILEKFLASVIGDVPQEEVEKADAWIKQQDLWLQKVGGFGLDAPNAIAIEPLTGKYEPAEVPAREDSFRKVRFYWPDIVDPAFPYGTGMQLQLRSAVSHFNEVWAVETGGFILYSFAEELGWSFVFDAARWVYDESRHVRMGYDRLVSWGYEDDELPLGTYIYDSSKGHDPIYRLGMLFYFESKNIGKKIDRIKNFERMQDRMSQHDMDFDWADETIHTGYGKTWLSQVLKNRGQDPDDYSHVKDECERLVRRVVESVSEEEIEEIKQIANHMITKQSQ is encoded by the coding sequence ATGACGGAAACGCATTACTTAACCGGTAACGCCAGGGGCACCTTTATGCGGCAAGACACGGCCGTGATGCTGAAGCGGTTTTATTTGATCGAGCAGGCAAGCATTATCGGGCAGGCAGGATGGCTGCCGGCAATTCCATATTTCGAAATGAAAACGCTTATTCCCAAAATGCTCTGGGAAGATGCCATGACTGCTGATATGCTGCGCAAGCGGGTCATTGAACTGCGCTTCCCGAGCCGCATGCTGGAAGTCGGCACAGACCAGCCGCTTGTAGACTATATTCGTTCGTGCTATCTGGCACCGAACGCCATTGCCTTCATGATGGTAATGTCCAGATTAATCAAGCCCGCTCTGCGCTCCGCCTATCAAACCTACTTGAATGTGGCGGACGAGATCGGGGACGGACCTACTTATCGCTTCCTTCGCGTGGCAATAGAAGAGAAAACTCGGCATATCGACATCCTGGAGAAATTCCTGGCTTCCGTCATAGGCGATGTGCCGCAGGAGGAAGTGGAAAAAGCGGACGCCTGGATCAAGCAACAGGATCTCTGGCTGCAGAAAGTCGGGGGATTCGGACTGGATGCTCCGAATGCGATTGCCATTGAGCCTCTGACCGGCAAGTACGAGCCGGCGGAAGTTCCGGCAAGAGAAGACAGCTTTCGGAAGGTTCGCTTCTATTGGCCGGATATCGTAGATCCTGCATTCCCGTACGGTACTGGCATGCAGCTTCAGCTACGAAGCGCAGTCAGTCACTTTAACGAAGTGTGGGCGGTAGAGACAGGAGGCTTTATCTTGTACAGCTTCGCAGAAGAGCTGGGATGGTCGTTTGTGTTTGACGCTGCCCGGTGGGTATATGACGAAAGCCGGCATGTACGGATGGGCTATGATCGTCTGGTCTCATGGGGATATGAGGATGACGAGCTGCCATTGGGCACTTACATTTATGATTCATCCAAGGGACACGATCCTATCTATCGCTTGGGCATGCTGTTTTATTTCGAATCGAAAAACATCGGCAAGAAAATCGACCGAATTAAAAATTTCGAACGGATGCAGGATCGCATGAGTCAGCATGATATGGATTTCGACTGGGCGGACGAGACCATTCATACGGGCTATGGCAAAACGTGGTTGTCGCAAGTGCTGAAAAACAGAGGCCAGGACCCCGATGATTACAGTCATGTCAAAGACGAATGCGAGCGTCTTGTAAGACGTGTAGTGGAATCTGTCTCCGAAGAGGAGATTGAGGAAATCAAGCAGATTGCCAACCACATGATCACCAAACAATCTCAATAA